The Montipora capricornis isolate CH-2021 chromosome 6, ASM3666992v2, whole genome shotgun sequence genome has a window encoding:
- the LOC138053246 gene encoding uncharacterized protein, which yields MSHPGYGAIFKRIRQVAGSEALKLARTMEKTTYKLEAHHRHLQFTHKALENHWTPKSLRFKPPGNHPMFKNIMERASKHCMRARISICHNRIRVLKRTLEESKQQLSTLVTDDISSTLLQYLIKRSQSVRNNIEARHENKFTNLRMEAKNDSSNTIDRKNWVINLSHKPLSTAERSLLEKGPKFAPTPRNIPVKDIVSEVEAAISRLPDDSKDAIRTTTASLLHRARIPPHKNITKAEQKALKDLKNDPERVITKADKGNCFVVLDRSDYDTKMEALLSDPDTYQQVYKSPSTKIERELNSKLLALKRENKIDEATYRKLHSTDGSLPAIRGSIKHHKPGCPLRPIVSCIGSALYNTSKFLSDILSPIQNLNGYSVLNSSQFAKQVANIEILDDEVMVSFDVVSLFTAIPVNKACDYIRNKLNCDNTLQTRTNLSTDDIISLLDFTLSNNYFVYNNRTYKQIHGCAMGSPVSPIVANLCMEVIEESAISSATVPPRIWKRYVDDSFVVIKKAAVHSFHDTLNAVDPKITFTIEEENNGQIAFLDTLVSRKNGVAVIDVYRKPTHTDRYLDFSSHHERKHKISTASTLLFRASNLPSTNEGKSRETNYVTDALKANGYPSSVISYISKNRKKPPSPTVPSPEELVAMFFSLVDPQNTPHGSACLPYISGLTEPLMRLLRKHEIRVVTKPLKTLQQEFPSPKTRQPLDQQCNVVYKIPCSDCPWSYIGETGRCFLTRKKEHQRNLKNFAKGSNIASHAWKNDHSIDFNNACVIDKGNYRVRKTLESWHTAKTVNADNNSKPLPRQYSILL from the coding sequence ATGTCTCATCCTGGTTACGGTGCAATTTTTAAACGTATTCGCCAAGTGGCTGGGTCGGAAGCCCTAAAATTAGCGCGGACTATGGAAAAAACAACTTACAAACTCGAAGCTCACCATCGCCATCTTCAATTTACGCACAAAGCATTGGAAAACCATTGGACTCCGAAGTCTTTGAGATTTAAACCACCTGGCAACCATCCGATGTTCAAAAACATTATGGAACGGGCCAGCAAACATTGTATGCGAGCACGAATCTCTATTTGTCACAACAGAATCCGAGTTTTGAAAAGAACGCTCGAAGAATCCAAACAGCAATTATCGACCTTAGTCACCGATGACATCTCTTCCACGCTTCTACAATATTTGATTAAGAGATCGCAATCAGTCCGCAACAACATTGAAGCGAGACACGAGAACAAGTTTACAAATTTAAGGATGGAAGCAAAAAATGACAGCTCTAATACGATCGACAGAAAGAACTGGGTGATCAATTTATCACACAAACCTCTCTCTACGGCAGAACGTTCTCTACTTGAGAAAGGCCCCAAGTTCGCCCCAACACCACGAAACATCCCTGTTAAAGACATTGTCTCTGAGGTTGAAGCCGCCATTTCCCGCCTCCCCGATGACTCGAAGGACGCCATACGAACCACTACGGCTTCTTTACTCCATAGAGCTCGAATTCCACCACATAAAAATATCACGAAAGCTGAACAAAAAGCTCTAAAGGACTTAAAAAATGATCCTGAACGTGTGATAACAAAAGCTGACAAAGGGAACTGTTTCGTTGTTTTAGACAGATCCGACTACGACACCAAGATGGAAGCTCTACTTAGTGACCCAGACACTTATCAACAAGTCTACAAGTCGCCATCCACCAAAATTGAAAGAGAACTGAACAGCAAGCTCCTCGctctaaaaagagaaaataagatTGACGAAGCTACTTATCGCAAACTTCATTCCACAGATGGTTCTCTACCTGCCATTCGTGGCTCTATTAAACACCATAAACCTGGCTGCCCTCTTCGACCAATCGTTTCATGTATCGGCTCCGCCCTTTATAACACATCCAAGTTTCTATCAGATATCCTTTCTCCGATACAGAACCTTAATGGTTATTCTGTCCTCAACTCCTCCCAGTTCGCGAAACAAGTAGCTAACATCGAAATCTTGGACGACGAAGTCATGGTGTCATTTGACGTGGTGTCCCTTTTCACAGCTATCCCAGTGAATAAAGCTTGCGATTATATCCGCAATAAACTGAACTGTGACAACACACTACAGACCAGAACAAACCTCTCTACCGACGACATCATCTCTCTCCTTGACTTCACTCTTTCAAACAACTATTTTGTCTACAATAATCGCACATACAAGCAGATTCATGGTTGTGCCATGGGCAGCCCTGTTAGCCCTATCGTCGCTAACCTCTGTATGGAAGTGATAGAAGAGTCAGCCATCAGCTCTGCCACTGTTCCGCCAAGGATTTGGAAACGATACGTTGATGACAGCTTTGTTGTCATCAAGAAAGCTGCTGTCCATTCCTTCCACGACACCTTAAACGCTGTCGACCCTAAGATCACATTTACCATTGAAGAAGAGAACAATGGACAAATTGCCTTCCTTGACACCTTAGTGTCAAGAAAAAATGGTGTTGCTGTCATTGACGTTTATCGAAAACCAACCCACACTGATAGATATCTAGACTTCTCCTCACATCATGAGAGAAAACACAAAATCAGCACGGCCTCTACCTTGTTATTCCGTGCGTCTAATCTCCCAAGCACTAACGAAGGAAAATCACGCGAGACCAACTATGTCACAGATGCACTAAAAGCCAATGGCTACCCGTCCTCAGTCATCTCTTAtatttccaaaaatagaaagaagcCACCATCACCAACTGTACCATCACCAGAAGAATTAGTAGCAATGTTCTTTAGTTTGGTTGACCCACAGAATACACCCCATGGATCTGCGTGCCTTCCATATATTAGCGGCTTGACAGAGCCCCTCATGAGATTATTACGCAAACATGAAATTCGAGTCGTCACCAAACCACTTAAAACCCTTCAGCAAGAATTCCCATCCCCAAAAACAAGACAGCCCTTGGACCAACAATgcaatgttgtttacaaaattccgTGCTCGGACTGTCCGTGGAGTTACATTGGCGAAACTGGAAGATGCTTTTTAACGCGGAAAAAAGAACATCAAAGAAACCTAAAAAATTTCGCGAAAGGGTCAAACATTGCCAGCCATGCATGGAAGAATGaccactctattgactttaataATGCATGCGTGATTGACAAAGGCAACTACCGTGTTAGAAAAACCTTGGAATCCTGGCATACCGCTAAAACTGTTAACGCGGACAATAATTCTAAACCGTTACCGAGACAatactctattttattgtaa
- the LOC138053247 gene encoding uncharacterized protein, with product MGSPVSPIVANLCMEVIEESAISSATVPPRIWKRYVDDSFVVIKKAAVHSFHDTLNAVDPKITFTIEEENNGQIAFLDTLVSRKNGVAVIDVYRKPTHTDRYLDFSSHHERKHKISTASTLLFRASNLPSTNEGKSRETNYVTDALKANGYPSSVISYISKNRKKPPSPTVPSPEYLVAMLFSWVDPQNTPHGFACLPYISGLTEPLMRLLRKHEIRVVTKPLKTLQQEFPSPKTRQPLDQQCNVVYKIPCSDCPWSYIGETGRCFLTRKKEHQRNLKKKFRERVKHCQPCMEE from the coding sequence ATGGGCAGCCCTGTTAGCCCTATCGTCGCTAACCTCTGTATGGAAGTGATAGAAGAGTCAGCCATCAGCTCTGCCACTGTTCCGCCAAGGATTTGGAAACGATACGTTGATGACAGCTTTGTTGTCATCAAGAAAGCTGCTGTCCATTCCTTCCACGACACCTTAAACGCTGTCGACCCTAAGATCACATTTACCATTGAAGAAGAGAACAATGGACAAATTGCCTTCCTTGACACCTTAGTGTCAAGAAAAAATGGTGTTGCTGTCATTGACGTCTATCGAAAACCAACCCACACTGATAGATATCTAGACTTCTCCTCACATCATGAGAGAAAACACAAAATCAGCACGGCCTCTACCTTGTTATTCCGTGCGTCTAATCTCCCAAGCACTAACGAAGGAAAATCACGCGAGACCAACTATGTCACAGATGCACTAAAAGCCAATGGCTACCCGTCCTCAGTCATCTCTTAtatttccaaaaatagaaagaagcCACCATCACCAACTGTACCATCACCAGAATATTTAGTAGCAATGTTATTTAGTTGGGTTGACCCACAGAATACACCCCATGGATTTGCGTGCCTTCCATATATTAGCGGCTTGACAGAGCCCCTCATGAGATTATTACGCAAACATGAAATTCGAGTCGTCACCAAACCACTTAAAACCCTTCAGCAAGAATTCCCATCCCCAAAAACAAGACAGCCCTTGGACCAACAATgcaatgttgtttacaaaattccgTGCTCGGACTGTCCGTGGAGTTACATTGGCGAAACTGGAAGATGCTTTTTAACGCGGAAAAAAGAACATCaaagaaacctaaaaaaaaaatttcgcgaAAGGGTCAAACATTGCCAGCCATGCATGGAAGAATGa